In Stieleria varia, one genomic interval encodes:
- a CDS encoding preprotein translocase subunit SecA, whose amino-acid sequence MRRFDEPLDRTEVATRVARNLSRDRWLESIISLARQRAKVIRGMSAEQLRQETVRLRIPGTVLDVQRVAMATAAVIEAVRRVQAVELFDTQLRAGLIVGCGAIAEMQTGEGKTLAGVIPAYLHSLSGRGVHVATTNAYLARRDHQLLSPIFQCLDVSAGLVEDEADFRTTQMAYRCDVTFGSGYAFGFDYMRDQLALRAASAVELGTTTLHRIHGFDTHELLRQRGLNVAIIDEADQVMIDDAVSPLLLSGPRSQKPADAEVHLAALTMVEKMRFGDDFRIDQLVRAITLTDEGHRKVYSNRRMTMHHALMRPWHEYVALALKAKHLVHRDVHYIVSGQEIQIVDESTGRIFSDRTWSDGLHQAVQAAEELPITAETRALAKITRQRFFRLYGTLGGMTGTADGCQTEFESIYGTPVVRVPTRNPNRRVVFPTRICRNANEKAIAIAAETEEMLRAGRAVLIGTHSIAQSELIVAAMTQRSIPVRLLNGVQDESEAEIIARAGVEGAVTVATNLAGRGTDIRLDDAVARRGGLHVIVSQHHPMARVDRQMIGRAARCGDPGSASFYIAADDEWIQQHAPWLARTVRHITDSGMVPGQSLDRHVARAQRRCEIAAAQARHQLLKRDEEAIALMRAPTFLSRLLSKFGVKESDRSAR is encoded by the coding sequence ATGAGACGATTCGATGAGCCTTTGGATCGGACAGAAGTCGCCACGCGTGTCGCCCGAAATCTGAGTCGCGACAGATGGTTGGAATCGATCATCTCACTGGCTCGGCAGCGTGCAAAGGTGATCCGAGGCATGTCCGCCGAGCAGCTCAGACAAGAAACCGTTCGGCTCAGAATTCCGGGTACCGTCCTGGACGTTCAACGCGTTGCCATGGCGACTGCTGCGGTGATCGAGGCGGTTCGCCGTGTTCAGGCAGTGGAGCTATTCGACACGCAACTGAGAGCCGGTTTGATCGTCGGGTGCGGCGCGATCGCGGAGATGCAAACCGGCGAAGGAAAGACGTTGGCCGGGGTCATTCCCGCTTACCTCCACTCGCTCTCCGGACGTGGTGTGCATGTTGCCACGACCAACGCCTATCTTGCTCGGCGGGATCATCAGCTACTCAGCCCGATCTTTCAATGTTTGGATGTGTCCGCTGGGTTGGTGGAGGATGAAGCAGACTTTCGAACGACTCAAATGGCTTATCGATGTGATGTGACCTTCGGATCAGGTTATGCATTTGGTTTTGATTACATGCGCGACCAACTTGCCCTGCGAGCGGCTTCCGCGGTGGAGTTGGGCACCACCACGCTCCATCGCATCCACGGCTTTGATACCCACGAACTGCTACGGCAACGTGGATTGAATGTGGCGATCATTGACGAAGCCGATCAGGTGATGATCGACGACGCCGTCTCGCCCCTATTGCTCAGCGGTCCACGTTCGCAGAAGCCCGCCGATGCCGAGGTCCATCTCGCGGCGTTGACGATGGTTGAAAAAATGCGATTCGGAGACGACTTTCGCATCGATCAGTTGGTGCGAGCGATCACCTTGACCGATGAAGGTCACCGAAAGGTGTACAGCAACAGACGAATGACGATGCATCATGCCTTGATGCGTCCTTGGCACGAGTACGTTGCCTTGGCATTGAAGGCCAAGCATCTGGTACACCGAGACGTCCACTACATCGTCAGTGGTCAAGAAATCCAAATCGTCGATGAATCCACCGGCAGGATCTTTAGCGATCGCACTTGGTCTGACGGACTGCATCAGGCAGTCCAAGCCGCAGAGGAGTTGCCGATCACGGCCGAAACACGCGCGTTGGCAAAGATCACCCGCCAACGCTTCTTTCGCCTCTACGGAACACTGGGCGGCATGACCGGGACGGCAGATGGCTGTCAGACGGAGTTCGAATCGATCTATGGAACGCCCGTGGTTCGGGTGCCTACTCGCAACCCCAATCGTCGCGTGGTTTTCCCGACCCGCATCTGTCGCAATGCCAACGAAAAGGCGATCGCAATCGCTGCGGAAACAGAAGAAATGCTGCGTGCAGGTCGGGCGGTGTTGATCGGGACGCACAGCATCGCGCAAAGTGAGTTGATCGTCGCGGCGATGACGCAACGATCCATTCCGGTGCGGTTGCTCAATGGCGTGCAGGATGAAAGCGAAGCGGAGATCATCGCCCGAGCTGGCGTCGAGGGAGCCGTCACGGTGGCCACAAACTTGGCCGGACGCGGTACCGACATTCGGCTCGATGATGCGGTTGCACGACGCGGCGGTTTGCATGTGATTGTTTCTCAACACCACCCGATGGCTCGGGTGGATCGCCAGATGATCGGTCGGGCCGCCAGATGCGGAGACCCCGGCAGCGCCAGCTTCTACATAGCTGCAGATGACGAATGGATCCAACAGCACGCACCTTGGTTGGCTCGGACCGTTCGTCACATCACCGACAGCGGGATGGTGCCTGGTCAGTCGTTGGATCGCCATGTCGCACGTGCACAACGTCGCTGCGAGATCGCTGCTGCACAAGCCCGGCATCAACTGCTCAAACGTGACGAAGAAGCGATCGCGTTGATGCGAGCGCCGACTTTCCTTTCCAGGCTCCTGTCCAAATTCGGTGTCAAAGAGTCAGATCGGAGCGCCCGATGA
- a CDS encoding TolC family protein, producing MRRNTPDGGAASRQPRNGIRQNSLPKLSWPFALALTLFLNATACPHVTGQYSLPQPLAEPSDLMVQHHGTSTMLPNVPVPIPHGPYDGYLDSYRSRAFELPNDAPNQIDWGQIIGSQQSDDVSGLSTIDAVIESLPLQMWWDERMQNQIGLSDQTYPVDVGTLAQIALLSSPRVQSLLATPHIRQSDVVVADAEFDPTLFLEGKYSDANDPVGSTLTTGDGSTRFRDETLTSALGVRSKNRAGGELDLSQRGGFQENNSLFLTPNPQGTTRLELNYTHPLMRDGGQAVNRTRIVLAQLDWKVSRTETRQELENHLLAVTEAYWNLYEARVHWLQQQKLIASASRLYEILWARRDVDSHQRQILRAQSALTSRKSELARAATRIKNAQAQIRMLTGSAELLNVSSWEWTPIDRPLAIPVAANVRQSVIEALENRADVTQAIRKIQAVSTKVGAAKNQVLPRLDLILGAYVAGLDSDRNTFGAFGNQFSEGRPGYSMGMLYELPAGRRASLARLNRTRWEMTQAIADFQQTTETVFTEVEIAVRETETLYNEMVAKKLAIDAAESEVSFLTQRWEQLPNPNESAIVLIESLLTAQERLADEESAMIEAQIDYAMAWVRLRKVSGILLRVDTMMPETGQAEIVAQDTSCSETGGQP from the coding sequence GTGCGCCGGAACACCCCCGACGGTGGCGCTGCGTCCCGGCAACCCCGCAATGGGATTCGCCAGAATTCCCTTCCCAAGCTCTCTTGGCCGTTCGCGTTGGCACTCACCCTGTTCCTCAACGCAACAGCGTGCCCTCACGTGACCGGTCAATATTCGCTACCCCAACCACTAGCCGAACCATCTGACCTGATGGTGCAGCATCATGGCACCAGCACGATGCTGCCCAACGTGCCTGTTCCGATCCCCCACGGACCCTACGACGGATACTTGGACTCGTATCGAAGCCGGGCATTCGAGTTGCCAAACGATGCCCCCAATCAAATCGATTGGGGACAAATCATCGGCAGTCAACAGTCGGACGATGTTTCAGGCTTGTCGACCATCGACGCTGTGATTGAATCGTTGCCACTGCAGATGTGGTGGGACGAGCGAATGCAGAATCAGATCGGCTTGTCCGATCAAACCTATCCGGTGGATGTCGGCACCCTGGCTCAAATCGCGTTGCTTTCGTCTCCACGAGTGCAATCACTGTTGGCCACACCACACATTCGACAGTCGGATGTCGTGGTGGCTGATGCTGAGTTTGATCCAACGTTGTTTTTGGAGGGCAAGTACAGCGACGCCAATGACCCTGTCGGTAGCACCCTGACGACCGGAGACGGCTCGACACGTTTTCGTGATGAAACGCTGACTTCTGCGTTGGGTGTCCGCAGCAAGAACCGAGCGGGTGGCGAGCTGGATCTTTCACAGCGCGGTGGGTTTCAAGAAAACAACTCGTTGTTTTTGACGCCCAATCCGCAAGGCACCACACGACTGGAGCTGAACTACACGCACCCGCTGATGCGTGACGGTGGCCAAGCCGTCAACCGAACACGGATCGTTCTGGCTCAATTGGATTGGAAGGTCAGCCGGACGGAAACACGCCAGGAGCTGGAGAATCACCTGCTGGCGGTAACGGAAGCATATTGGAATCTCTACGAAGCACGCGTTCATTGGTTGCAGCAACAGAAGCTGATCGCCAGTGCCAGCCGGCTTTATGAAATATTGTGGGCGCGTCGCGATGTGGATTCTCATCAACGTCAGATCTTGCGTGCACAGTCGGCACTGACGAGCCGCAAGTCCGAGTTGGCACGTGCGGCAACTCGAATCAAGAACGCTCAGGCGCAGATCCGGATGCTGACAGGCAGCGCAGAATTGCTGAATGTTTCGTCATGGGAATGGACGCCGATCGATCGTCCTTTGGCGATTCCGGTCGCGGCCAACGTCCGTCAATCGGTGATCGAAGCGTTGGAGAATCGCGCCGATGTCACGCAAGCGATTCGAAAGATTCAAGCGGTATCGACAAAAGTCGGCGCGGCAAAGAACCAGGTGCTGCCACGTTTGGATTTGATCCTCGGTGCCTACGTGGCCGGACTGGACAGTGATCGAAACACCTTCGGCGCGTTTGGCAACCAATTCAGCGAAGGCCGTCCGGGCTACTCGATGGGGATGCTCTACGAGTTGCCCGCCGGCAGACGTGCTTCGCTGGCCCGCCTGAACCGAACCCGCTGGGAGATGACGCAGGCGATCGCGGACTTTCAACAGACCACTGAAACGGTGTTCACGGAGGTCGAGATTGCGGTTCGCGAAACCGAAACGCTCTACAACGAGATGGTAGCTAAAAAACTCGCGATCGACGCGGCCGAATCAGAAGTCAGCTTTCTGACACAGCGTTGGGAGCAACTGCCCAATCCTAATGAGTCCGCCATCGTCTTGATAGAAAGTCTGTTGACCGCGCAAGAAAGGTTAGCAGACGAAGAATCAGCAATGATTGAGGCGCAGATCGATTACGCCATGGCGTGGGTTCGTTTACGAAAGGTCAGCGGCATCCTGTTGCGTGTCGACACGATGATGCCAGAAACGGGACAAGCCGAAATCGTCGCCCAAGATACTTCCTGCTCAGAGACCGGGGGCCAACCATGA
- a CDS encoding efflux RND transporter periplasmic adaptor subunit gives MKFLKGNSLIPRLAIVLAVVCVTYTGSRTIAADLEGYTEPYRNVAVASPEIGVIESLAVEEGDHVGKGQLLIQMEDSVLRASMAVARAAMDSTGRVSEAEADLQAKRDQLDSYKALIERGNATQRELDRAKEAVLVSESRLQSIREEMHVRKLEFQRAEAQWKLRQITSPLDGVVVSIAKRSGEFVAPTDPVILQVAQLDRLSVVFSVPISQADGLADDQTVSLRVGRDLVVTKGTIEYVSPLTDPQSGSRRVRIRIENSDLALSGGVVCRWDLNHAPSTDPSIRRQATRGPVRSLW, from the coding sequence ATGAAATTCCTGAAGGGCAATTCTTTGATTCCCCGGCTCGCGATCGTGTTGGCTGTCGTCTGTGTGACGTACACCGGTTCCCGTACGATAGCCGCCGATCTGGAGGGCTACACCGAACCCTATCGCAACGTTGCCGTCGCCTCACCAGAGATCGGAGTGATCGAGTCGTTGGCGGTAGAGGAAGGCGATCATGTCGGCAAAGGACAATTATTGATTCAGATGGAGGACTCCGTGCTACGGGCCAGTATGGCTGTCGCGCGCGCTGCGATGGACTCCACCGGTCGCGTCAGCGAGGCCGAAGCTGATCTGCAGGCCAAGCGAGATCAACTGGACAGCTACAAGGCCTTGATCGAGCGCGGAAATGCCACTCAGCGAGAGCTCGATCGTGCCAAGGAAGCGGTCTTAGTGAGCGAGTCTCGTTTGCAAAGCATCCGCGAAGAAATGCACGTCCGGAAACTGGAATTTCAACGCGCCGAAGCTCAATGGAAACTCCGGCAGATCACTTCGCCCCTGGACGGCGTGGTCGTATCGATCGCCAAGCGTTCGGGTGAGTTTGTCGCGCCCACGGATCCGGTGATCCTGCAAGTCGCCCAGTTGGATCGGCTGAGCGTCGTTTTCTCCGTTCCCATTTCACAAGCGGATGGATTGGCCGATGATCAAACCGTGTCTCTGCGAGTCGGTCGGGATCTGGTGGTTACCAAAGGAACGATCGAATACGTGTCGCCGCTGACGGACCCGCAAAGCGGGTCACGCAGAGTTCGAATACGCATCGAAAACTCCGACTTGGCGTTGTCAGGCGGCGTGGTCTGTCGATGGGATCTCAATCATGCACCTTCGACAGATCCGAGTATCCGACGTCAAGCAACTCGTGGCCCCGTTCGATCGCTCTGGTAG
- a CDS encoding histidine phosphatase family protein, with protein MSRTATLTRVMVIRPGATDFDDQGRMKGSLDMPLSERGEQQVETLAAALADIPFKTIYCCPSESARATADRLSEAHDVKVKVVDAFKNVDHGLWHGKLIEEVRRNHPRVYRQGIDHAEEFCAPGGEGLMEAKARVLKALNKCVRKGRDEIVALVIPEPMASVVTSLLNGQPIEDLWRRETDSASWELIDTEI; from the coding sequence ATGTCACGGACCGCAACACTGACTCGCGTGATGGTGATTCGCCCCGGCGCGACGGACTTTGATGATCAAGGACGGATGAAAGGTTCGCTTGACATGCCGTTGAGCGAGCGAGGGGAACAGCAGGTCGAAACCCTAGCAGCGGCCTTGGCGGATATTCCCTTCAAAACCATTTATTGCTGCCCCAGCGAATCCGCACGCGCGACCGCCGATCGTTTATCCGAAGCTCATGACGTCAAAGTCAAAGTGGTCGATGCCTTTAAGAACGTCGATCACGGCCTGTGGCATGGCAAACTGATCGAGGAAGTCCGCCGAAATCACCCCCGCGTCTACCGACAGGGAATCGATCACGCGGAAGAGTTCTGTGCCCCCGGAGGCGAAGGCTTGATGGAGGCCAAAGCACGTGTGCTGAAGGCCCTCAACAAATGCGTTCGGAAAGGACGCGACGAGATCGTCGCCCTCGTGATCCCCGAGCCGATGGCCAGCGTCGTGACCAGCTTGCTCAACGGCCAGCCGATCGAAGACCTGTGGCGACGCGAAACCGATTCCGCCTCCTGGGAATTGATCGATACCGAGATCTGA
- a CDS encoding HlyD family efflux transporter periplasmic adaptor subunit — MTRYAKRQGRPPEQEIYVEYPRRSDHDQSDGLLDTVDLNQSPVRVADDVIVWPTLSQGRRVYRLEIPTLHRYYEIGSSEYVFLSLLDGSNTLAQACGLAAAQLGNEAITSEQAESMVRWLLDEQLAYLPDSGTPTRDAKTSGDVPHTKLLMGKQSALLKRFNPFWIKLPLMKQGGRGAAALQRLGGTFGWLFATIPLLFGCVLIVIAGISLWIHGLSVLQPAKTLFSPDNWFWLLVTWVLLKLIHETAHAAACHRVGGVVREMGVVLVLLAPMAYVDVSSVWRIASRRKRMLVSAAGVYVEWVIASVALMLLLSIDAPHWQWMLNNIALTAGVSTFLFNANVLMRFDGYYVLSDWVQIPNLYTQSQGELKRLVQRYAFDMPTHSGRTSGWRWWFCVFYGIAALIWKVLVCTTLIIAASTMFAGAGVVLAVLGGGMWIGQPAFRFIRFAREQWRFDRARLVRAAAAVVGCCVMTMAILLWMPIPTSVRFHGVVTYASQTIVRSGVDGFVTDVHVADRQRVRSGDLLLEIENQSLLTEISQLKLLLEENQWRRRAANDRHDPSTLGVLDAKADSLEKQIAELQAKAATLRLLAPRDGIVVARNLRSRLATFVREGDELMAIVGEGEREVTALIHQDDIHLVRAQLGKPVLVTDPGDTLYQGTLVRIEPRASHRLTHPALAATRNGPLSVEQADQEPDQEPDQRADQQAELQLSDAYFTARVTLDSRPDGVASRLDWPAEHSMDDVIGSQKALASGMRTVIHAGYRSDSLSRRLQIAIERLWYQAAQREER; from the coding sequence ATGACTCGTTATGCGAAACGCCAAGGCCGGCCGCCTGAACAAGAGATCTACGTCGAGTATCCTCGCCGATCCGATCACGACCAATCCGACGGACTCTTGGATACCGTTGATTTGAATCAAAGTCCCGTGCGAGTGGCCGATGACGTCATCGTGTGGCCGACCCTATCGCAAGGCCGGCGTGTGTATCGGCTGGAGATACCGACACTGCATCGCTACTACGAAATCGGCTCCAGCGAGTATGTCTTTCTGTCGCTCTTGGACGGCAGCAATACGCTGGCGCAGGCTTGTGGGCTCGCCGCCGCACAGCTTGGTAATGAGGCCATCACGTCAGAGCAAGCCGAGTCAATGGTCCGGTGGTTGCTCGATGAACAACTGGCGTACTTGCCCGACAGCGGCACTCCGACTCGCGATGCCAAAACGAGCGGCGATGTGCCCCACACAAAATTGTTGATGGGCAAACAGTCGGCGCTGCTGAAACGCTTCAATCCGTTTTGGATCAAGCTGCCGTTGATGAAACAAGGCGGGCGTGGCGCTGCCGCGTTGCAACGGCTGGGCGGGACCTTTGGTTGGTTGTTTGCAACCATCCCATTGCTGTTCGGATGCGTGTTGATCGTGATCGCTGGCATCAGCTTGTGGATTCACGGATTGAGCGTCCTGCAACCGGCCAAAACGCTGTTCAGTCCTGACAACTGGTTTTGGCTGCTGGTGACATGGGTGTTGCTGAAACTGATTCACGAAACCGCTCACGCAGCAGCATGTCATCGTGTCGGTGGCGTGGTTCGTGAAATGGGTGTCGTGTTGGTCTTGCTGGCGCCGATGGCCTACGTCGATGTCAGCAGTGTTTGGCGAATCGCGTCACGCCGCAAGCGAATGTTGGTCTCCGCCGCGGGCGTGTATGTCGAATGGGTCATCGCGTCGGTTGCCCTGATGCTGTTGCTGAGCATCGACGCACCGCATTGGCAATGGATGCTCAACAACATTGCGTTGACCGCCGGGGTGTCGACTTTTTTATTCAACGCAAACGTCTTGATGAGGTTCGATGGTTACTACGTGCTGTCGGATTGGGTTCAGATCCCCAACTTGTACACGCAATCACAGGGCGAGTTGAAGCGGTTGGTACAGCGTTACGCGTTTGACATGCCGACGCACTCTGGGCGGACCAGTGGCTGGCGATGGTGGTTTTGTGTTTTTTACGGGATTGCCGCGTTGATTTGGAAAGTGTTGGTGTGCACCACGCTGATCATCGCTGCGTCGACGATGTTTGCCGGCGCGGGCGTGGTGCTGGCAGTCTTGGGCGGCGGCATGTGGATTGGGCAACCCGCGTTCCGCTTCATTCGATTCGCGCGAGAACAATGGCGTTTTGATCGAGCCCGGTTGGTGCGAGCAGCGGCGGCTGTGGTGGGGTGCTGTGTCATGACCATGGCGATCTTGCTCTGGATGCCGATCCCGACGTCGGTTCGGTTTCACGGGGTCGTCACGTACGCCAGCCAAACGATCGTCCGCAGCGGCGTGGATGGATTTGTGACCGACGTTCACGTTGCGGATCGACAACGGGTGCGCAGCGGCGACTTGCTGCTTGAGATCGAGAACCAAAGTTTGTTGACCGAGATCTCTCAGTTGAAACTCTTGCTGGAGGAGAACCAGTGGCGACGTCGAGCGGCCAACGATCGACACGATCCCTCGACGTTGGGAGTCTTGGATGCCAAAGCGGATTCCTTGGAAAAGCAAATCGCGGAATTGCAAGCAAAAGCGGCGACCTTGCGTTTGCTGGCACCGCGAGACGGGATCGTGGTTGCACGCAATTTGCGTTCACGATTGGCGACGTTTGTCCGAGAAGGTGACGAGTTGATGGCAATCGTCGGCGAGGGTGAACGCGAAGTCACCGCTTTGATTCATCAGGACGATATCCATTTGGTCAGAGCACAGTTGGGCAAACCGGTTCTGGTGACCGATCCCGGCGACACGCTGTATCAAGGCACTTTGGTGAGGATTGAGCCGCGGGCCTCACACCGGTTGACGCATCCTGCATTGGCGGCGACCCGGAACGGTCCACTGAGCGTGGAGCAAGCCGATCAGGAGCCCGATCAGGAGCCCGATCAGCGGGCCGATCAGCAGGCTGAGTTGCAGTTGAGCGACGCGTACTTTACGGCCCGCGTGACGCTGGATTCCAGACCTGATGGCGTCGCTTCGCGGCTCGATTGGCCAGCAGAGCATTCCATGGATGACGTCATCGGATCACAAAAAGCCTTGGCATCTGGGATGCGAACCGTTATTCATGCGGGATACCGTAGTGATTCTCTGAGTCGACGATTGCAAATCGCGATCGAGCGGCTTTGGTATCAGGCTGCGCAACGGGAGGAAAGATAG
- a CDS encoding glycosyltransferase family 2 protein, with amino-acid sequence MVLNRLLCTDALMNDLAVVFLTFNRPDSAARALRHIRLAQPEHLFFVSDGARDDRPDEESLVRETRALVDTVDWPCRVHRIFAQQNMGCAQRVSSAVTKALETVDRVVVLEDDCVPDPTFFGYCQTLLDRYADDQRVMSITGNNFQLGRSRTECSYYFSKYAHCWGWATWRRAWQHFDLSLSRWPDIRDSGQLAAICPDPYELEYWTDNFDRVFAGQINSWAFPWNLACWLNHGLVATPNVNLVSNVGCGDDATHTRKRTSVIGLPTQALGSMRHPERVMQNVAADRFVDHWVFSGIHRPGPLKRLRRRLGITRRRAA; translated from the coding sequence ATGGTTCTGAACCGATTGCTCTGTACCGACGCATTGATGAATGATCTGGCTGTCGTATTCCTGACCTTCAATCGACCGGATTCGGCTGCGCGAGCATTGCGTCACATTCGGCTGGCCCAGCCGGAGCATCTGTTCTTTGTCAGCGACGGTGCCCGCGATGACCGGCCCGACGAAGAATCACTGGTCCGTGAAACACGTGCCCTGGTGGACACGGTGGATTGGCCATGTCGGGTTCACCGGATCTTTGCACAGCAAAACATGGGATGTGCACAGCGTGTGAGTTCGGCCGTCACCAAGGCCTTGGAAACGGTTGACCGTGTGGTCGTCTTGGAAGATGACTGCGTGCCCGATCCCACGTTTTTCGGCTACTGTCAAACCTTGTTGGATCGTTATGCCGATGACCAGCGGGTAATGTCGATCACGGGCAACAATTTTCAGTTGGGACGCAGCCGGACGGAATGTAGCTACTATTTTTCTAAGTATGCTCATTGCTGGGGCTGGGCGACATGGCGGCGAGCTTGGCAACACTTTGATCTTTCACTCTCGCGTTGGCCTGACATCCGTGACTCAGGGCAACTGGCCGCGATTTGTCCTGATCCGTATGAACTGGAGTATTGGACGGACAATTTCGATCGAGTCTTCGCCGGGCAGATCAATAGCTGGGCGTTCCCGTGGAATCTTGCTTGCTGGCTGAACCATGGGTTGGTCGCGACGCCGAACGTGAACTTGGTATCGAACGTCGGATGTGGTGACGATGCAACGCACACGCGGAAACGCACTTCGGTGATCGGGCTTCCCACGCAAGCGTTGGGTTCGATGCGTCACCCTGAACGCGTGATGCAGAACGTCGCCGCCGACCGCTTCGTCGATCACTGGGTGTTCAGTGGCATCCATCGGCCTGGACCGCTGAAACGACTGCGCCGCCGGTTGGGAATCACCCGGCGTCGAGCAGCGTAG
- a CDS encoding efflux RND transporter periplasmic adaptor subunit codes for MTLDSDNTTHGGSGDHKIASEPLFVLPTGHTTGRKTGDAKSTGAPSPMADSEAAKLLAAALELISSLDQHDQFASAASTTAASIANWLSCPRVVLAWQPRPDSPLQICGDTATADSTTLLAAADEISARGSLTDSGSTDPSQRHSLMAVKQFAKAAACKRVLGVALQDRDQRGGALLLCYDRAISESQAATTLRCLDAVRVPLAGKLAAIDRNQPGRFRQWMLAWSDAKYHEKHKWLIAGIVLVGTLLCFPVTYHVAADCRLQPVLRRYVATPIDGPLEKVYVRPGDEVQSGDLLAKINSREINYQLAAKEADRERLAAKLKGQRARQEFAESTLTELELQSVQLEIDLLLHQRSHLEIRSPLSGMVVSGDLERSEGIPLRKGDTLMEIAPLTQMVVEISVPESELTHVESGMLARFQLYALPGQSLDATIGTVHPAAELIDNENVFVAEAVVEDSDGLLRPGMKGRVWVRSDKKTIAWIAFHRAYHAVRRSVGW; via the coding sequence ATGACTCTCGATTCGGACAACACGACTCACGGCGGTTCCGGCGATCACAAGATCGCATCGGAACCGTTGTTCGTTTTGCCGACGGGACACACAACAGGTCGCAAAACGGGTGACGCCAAGTCGACCGGGGCACCCTCACCGATGGCGGACTCGGAGGCTGCCAAGCTGCTCGCAGCGGCACTGGAGTTGATCAGCAGTCTGGATCAACATGACCAGTTCGCATCCGCGGCGTCGACCACCGCTGCATCCATTGCGAATTGGCTCAGTTGTCCTCGCGTCGTGCTTGCTTGGCAGCCCCGTCCCGATTCGCCTCTGCAAATTTGCGGTGACACGGCGACTGCGGACAGTACTACACTGCTGGCCGCGGCGGACGAGATCTCGGCGCGTGGATCGTTAACGGATTCTGGTTCGACCGATCCGAGCCAACGCCATTCGCTGATGGCCGTCAAACAGTTCGCAAAGGCCGCGGCCTGCAAACGCGTCTTGGGTGTCGCGTTGCAGGATCGAGATCAGCGTGGCGGCGCGTTGTTGCTGTGTTATGACCGTGCGATCTCGGAGAGCCAAGCCGCCACGACGCTACGTTGTCTCGACGCGGTGCGAGTGCCGTTGGCGGGAAAGCTGGCGGCGATCGATCGAAATCAGCCCGGTCGATTTCGACAATGGATGCTTGCCTGGTCCGATGCAAAGTATCATGAGAAACACAAGTGGTTGATCGCAGGAATCGTGCTCGTCGGTACCCTGCTGTGCTTTCCAGTCACCTATCACGTCGCGGCAGATTGTCGGCTGCAACCCGTGCTGCGTCGCTACGTAGCGACGCCGATCGACGGACCGTTAGAAAAGGTCTATGTGCGACCTGGTGACGAAGTCCAGTCGGGTGACTTGTTGGCTAAGATCAATTCACGAGAAATCAACTATCAACTGGCGGCCAAGGAAGCAGACCGCGAACGATTGGCGGCCAAGCTGAAGGGACAACGCGCCCGTCAGGAGTTCGCAGAGAGCACGCTGACCGAGCTGGAACTGCAAAGCGTGCAACTGGAGATTGATCTGCTGTTGCATCAACGCTCACATTTGGAGATCAGAAGCCCTCTGTCGGGAATGGTGGTCAGCGGCGATCTGGAACGCAGCGAAGGGATTCCGCTTCGCAAAGGTGACACGTTGATGGAGATCGCTCCGTTGACACAGATGGTCGTCGAAATCTCAGTTCCCGAAAGCGAGTTGACTCACGTCGAGTCGGGAATGCTCGCTCGATTTCAGCTCTACGCGTTGCCCGGTCAATCGTTGGACGCGACCATTGGCACCGTTCATCCGGCGGCGGAGTTGATTGACAACGAAAACGTTTTTGTCGCCGAAGCCGTGGTCGAGGACTCGGATGGCTTGCTCCGTCCTGGGATGAAGGGGCGTGTGTGGGTACGCAGTGATAAGAAAACGATCGCGTGGATCGCCTTCCACAGGGCCTATCATGCGGTCCGCCGCTCAGTGGGGTGGTGA